In Pseudomonas sp. PDM14, a genomic segment contains:
- a CDS encoding lipopolysaccharide kinase InaA family protein, which produces MRIVTANELQDWLSQGELLEKDSHGPKVVRLSNGQLLKIFRSRRTPLFARLRPDARRFAERATHLQQLGIHTPKIVELCWIDRDKAVSACLYQPLQGRPLDKIFRDARDEFDSLLPTFAAYIRHLHELGIYFRSLHLGNILHTPDGSFGLIDFLDIRFKGRPLGRGLIRRNFQHLHNYLQRRKVENFPWDDLLKAYEAASKTCR; this is translated from the coding sequence ATGCGGATTGTAACAGCGAACGAATTACAAGATTGGCTAAGCCAGGGCGAGCTTCTGGAAAAAGACAGCCACGGCCCCAAGGTGGTTCGTCTGTCCAACGGGCAGTTGCTGAAGATTTTCCGCAGCCGCCGCACGCCCCTGTTTGCCCGCCTGCGCCCGGACGCCCGACGCTTCGCCGAGCGTGCCACGCACCTGCAACAGCTCGGCATCCACACCCCAAAGATTGTCGAGCTGTGCTGGATCGACCGGGACAAGGCTGTCAGCGCCTGTCTCTATCAACCGCTGCAGGGCAGGCCACTGGACAAGATTTTCCGTGACGCACGCGACGAGTTCGACAGCCTGCTGCCGACGTTCGCCGCCTATATCCGTCATCTGCACGAACTGGGTATCTATTTCCGCTCGCTGCACCTGGGCAACATTCTGCACACACCGGACGGCAGCTTCGGCCTCATCGACTTTCTCGACATCCGCTTCAAAGGCCGCCCACTGGGACGCGGCCTGATCCGACGCAACTTCCAGCACCTGCACAACTACCTGCAGCGTCGAAAAGTCGAAAACTTCCCCTGGGACGACCTGCTCAAGGCCTACGAAGCAGCGAGCAAGACCTGCCGCTGA
- a CDS encoding PIG-L deacetylase family protein, giving the protein MSARKQQLLKRHRRNKRIVLLMALLGLVGLGVFVAWWLVPLLLLTGWVAHEAWFADHLFYAADEDYRYDFPEHTPSHAVQLHDGLLRVAGDFTPGDTLILALDIRASWLGRWLDPYVRVGADRQDFERGVDGRRFLNLSGQGADLAAGRLSLRGRFCTLSASATLFVLRNPDYAEQRLMVVAPHADDAELAAFGLYSRARDVSIVTLTQGEIEAQHYQRLGLDLAAAARLKGRLRSWDSLAVPLWGGVPQQRCVQLGYYCLQLPAMAAQPELAFGSRESGEHDIRLVRQHNPLALPGDADGEPSWRNLVADLAALLEHFRPDVVVTPHPELDPHSDHVAATRALIEAIQLSAWPPRTLLLYANHLHDNDRWPMGPAGSGIALPPAMVALPADGLWSPQLGAGTQVNKAMALAMQHDLQGPLPLKKRLRRLIQRVLAGRRWPASGEDEFFRKAVRRHELFWVRPLGE; this is encoded by the coding sequence ATGAGCGCACGCAAACAGCAGTTGCTGAAACGTCATCGCCGCAACAAACGCATCGTACTGCTGATGGCCCTGCTCGGGCTGGTCGGCCTGGGCGTTTTCGTCGCCTGGTGGCTGGTGCCGTTGCTGCTGCTGACGGGGTGGGTCGCGCACGAGGCCTGGTTCGCCGATCACCTGTTCTATGCCGCCGACGAAGACTACCGCTACGACTTCCCTGAGCACACGCCGAGCCATGCGGTGCAGCTGCACGACGGCCTGTTGCGGGTGGCCGGGGATTTCACGCCGGGTGACACGCTGATTCTGGCGCTGGATATCCGTGCCAGCTGGCTCGGGCGCTGGCTCGATCCCTACGTACGGGTTGGTGCGGATCGCCAGGATTTCGAACGGGGTGTCGACGGGCGCCGCTTCCTCAATCTGTCCGGTCAGGGAGCCGACCTGGCGGCAGGGCGCTTGTCGCTGCGCGGACGTTTCTGCACGTTGTCGGCGTCTGCCACGCTATTCGTGTTGCGCAATCCCGACTACGCCGAGCAGCGCCTGATGGTCGTCGCCCCGCATGCGGACGATGCCGAGCTGGCTGCCTTCGGCCTGTACAGCCGTGCGCGTGACGTGAGCATCGTCACCCTGACCCAGGGCGAGATCGAAGCGCAACACTACCAGCGCCTGGGTCTCGACCTGGCGGCTGCCGCGCGCCTCAAGGGTCGCCTGCGCAGTTGGGACAGCCTGGCCGTGCCGCTCTGGGGCGGCGTGCCACAGCAGCGCTGCGTGCAACTGGGCTACTACTGTCTGCAGCTGCCGGCGATGGCCGCGCAGCCGGAGCTGGCCTTTGGCTCGCGCGAGTCCGGCGAACACGATATCCGCCTCGTGCGTCAGCACAACCCGCTGGCGCTGCCGGGCGATGCTGATGGCGAGCCCAGTTGGCGCAACCTGGTTGCCGACCTCGCCGCACTGCTCGAACATTTTCGCCCGGATGTGGTGGTGACTCCGCACCCGGAGCTGGACCCGCACAGCGATCATGTCGCGGCTACGCGCGCGCTGATCGAGGCCATCCAGCTCAGCGCCTGGCCGCCGCGGACGCTGCTGCTGTACGCCAATCATCTGCACGACAACGACCGCTGGCCGATGGGCCCGGCAGGCTCCGGTATCGCCCTGCCGCCAGCCATGGTGGCCTTACCGGCAGATGGCCTGTGGAGCCCGCAACTGGGCGCCGGTACACAAGTGAACAAGGCCATGGCGCTGGCCATGCAGCACGATCTGCAAGGCCCGCTGCCCCTGAAGAAGCGCCTGCGTCGGCTGATCCAGCGTGTGCTGGCCGGACGTCGCTGGCCGGCCAGTGGCGAGGACGAATTCTTCCGCAAGGCTGTGCGCCGCCACGAGCTGTTCTGGGTGCGCCCGCTTGGCGAATGA
- a CDS encoding GNAT family N-acetyltransferase, which translates to MLSHLRAWREKGWVEIDAAAYAQVWQRYGGSVATHPQVIERLAALAGIPVRYLGWRVDGEVRAALATWGRHLALAKDVLKQQGKRGLFDLGNAEIILPVAESVQVALRHRARYVSALNAPHVTTLSEQPEGLALAREPEEYSKKFRYNQRREQRLLEEAGGVLRSMHELDAAEQARIYADLFQRRWGFEATGKAHLAEVFGLMREFMTGSLIYLGDEPVAIQILYRVEAPGWVSLEYINGGVDPQSREFSPGSVLSFVNTQTAWAEARALGKPLRYSFGRADREYKERWCNRVPVYQV; encoded by the coding sequence ATGCTGAGTCACCTGCGCGCCTGGCGCGAGAAGGGCTGGGTAGAGATCGATGCGGCCGCCTATGCCCAGGTCTGGCAGCGTTACGGTGGCAGTGTCGCCACCCATCCGCAGGTGATCGAACGGCTGGCCGCGCTGGCCGGTATTCCGGTGCGTTACCTCGGCTGGCGGGTCGATGGCGAGGTGCGTGCCGCTCTGGCGACCTGGGGGCGGCATCTGGCCCTGGCCAAGGATGTGCTGAAGCAACAGGGCAAGCGCGGTCTGTTTGATCTCGGCAACGCCGAGATCATCCTGCCGGTCGCCGAGTCGGTGCAGGTCGCGTTGCGCCATCGCGCCCGTTACGTTTCGGCGCTGAATGCGCCGCACGTCACCACGCTGAGCGAGCAGCCTGAAGGCCTGGCGCTGGCGCGAGAGCCTGAGGAATACAGCAAGAAATTTCGCTACAACCAGCGCCGCGAACAGCGCCTGCTTGAGGAAGCTGGTGGTGTGCTGCGGTCCATGCACGAGCTGGATGCGGCCGAGCAGGCGCGTATCTACGCCGACCTGTTCCAGCGCCGCTGGGGGTTCGAGGCGACCGGTAAGGCGCATCTGGCTGAGGTATTCGGCCTGATGCGCGAATTCATGACCGGCTCGCTGATCTACCTGGGCGACGAGCCGGTGGCGATCCAGATTCTCTACCGCGTGGAGGCGCCGGGCTGGGTCAGCCTGGAGTACATCAACGGTGGGGTCGATCCGCAGAGCCGCGAATTCAGCCCCGGCAGCGTGCTCAGTTTCGTCAACACGCAGACCGCCTGGGCCGAGGCGCGTGCGCTGGGCAAGCCGCTACGCTATTCCTTCGGGCGCGCCGATCGCGAGTACAAGGAGCGCTGGTGCAACCGGGTTCCGGTCTATCAGGTGTAA
- the msbA gene encoding lipid A export permease/ATP-binding protein MsbA yields the protein MANSTQQSSMKVYLRLLKYVVPYWGMFAISIIGFLIFASTQPMFGYMLKYFVDGLENPDASFFAGVPYLGDVQFLVDLNLVQMVPLLIVLIAIWQGVGSFLGNYFLARVSLGLVHDLRVELFNNLLVLPNRYFDNNNSGHLISRITYNVTMVTGAATDAIKVVVREGMTVIFLFGSLLWMNWKLTLVMLAILPMIALMVSSASKKFRTQSKKIQAAMGDVTHVASETIQGYRVVRSFGGEEYERARFLAVTDDNRRKQLRMVKTNAVYTPSLQLVIYSGMAVLMFLVLFMRGDASAGDLVAYITMAGLLPKPIRQLSEVSSNIQKGLAGADSIFEQLDDEPERDTGTEERARISGRLEVRNLVFQYPGAEKPVLDNISFVAEPGQMIALVGRSGSGKSTLASLIPRFYQHEQGEILLDDLPVERYTLRNLRQHIALVTQHVTLFNDTVTNNIAYGALGGSPIEAVRKAAEAAYAAEFIEKMPQGYDTLVGENGVLLSGGQRQRLAIARALLKNAPLLIFDEATSALDTESERHIQSALDEVMKGRTTLVIAHRLTTIEKADLILVMDQGRIVERGTHSELLALNGYYARLHARQFDEGGDSIQAESDV from the coding sequence ATGGCCAATTCTACCCAGCAATCCAGCATGAAGGTCTATCTGCGGTTGCTGAAGTACGTCGTCCCTTACTGGGGCATGTTCGCGATCAGCATCATCGGCTTCCTGATTTTCGCATCCACCCAGCCCATGTTCGGCTACATGCTGAAGTATTTCGTCGATGGCTTGGAGAATCCGGATGCCAGCTTCTTTGCTGGTGTGCCCTATCTGGGGGACGTGCAGTTCCTGGTCGACCTGAACCTGGTGCAGATGGTGCCACTGCTGATTGTGCTGATCGCCATCTGGCAGGGGGTTGGCTCGTTTCTCGGTAACTATTTCCTGGCACGTGTCTCTCTGGGGCTGGTGCATGACTTACGCGTCGAGCTGTTCAACAACCTGCTGGTGCTGCCCAACCGCTACTTCGATAACAACAACTCGGGCCACTTGATTTCGCGTATCACCTACAACGTGACCATGGTCACCGGCGCCGCCACCGACGCGATCAAGGTGGTGGTACGCGAAGGCATGACGGTGATCTTCCTGTTCGGTTCGCTGCTGTGGATGAACTGGAAGCTGACCCTGGTGATGCTGGCGATCCTGCCGATGATCGCTCTGATGGTCAGCAGTGCGAGTAAGAAATTCCGCACACAGAGCAAGAAGATCCAGGCCGCCATGGGAGACGTCACCCATGTGGCCTCGGAGACCATCCAGGGCTACCGCGTGGTGCGCAGCTTCGGTGGCGAGGAATACGAGCGTGCGCGCTTCCTGGCCGTGACCGACGATAACCGGCGCAAGCAGCTGCGCATGGTCAAGACCAACGCCGTCTACACCCCGTCGCTGCAGCTGGTGATCTACAGCGGCATGGCCGTGTTGATGTTCCTCGTGCTGTTCATGCGTGGTGATGCATCGGCGGGGGATCTGGTCGCCTACATCACCATGGCGGGCCTGCTTCCCAAGCCGATCCGCCAGCTGTCCGAAGTCAGTTCGAATATCCAGAAAGGTCTGGCCGGTGCGGACAGTATCTTCGAGCAGCTCGACGACGAGCCCGAGCGCGATACCGGCACCGAAGAGCGCGCGCGGATCAGCGGGCGCCTCGAGGTACGCAACCTGGTCTTCCAGTATCCGGGTGCGGAAAAGCCGGTGCTGGACAACATTTCCTTCGTTGCCGAGCCGGGGCAGATGATCGCCCTGGTCGGTCGCTCCGGCAGCGGCAAGTCGACCCTGGCCAGCCTGATCCCGCGCTTCTACCAGCACGAGCAGGGCGAGATCCTGCTCGATGACCTGCCTGTAGAGCGCTACACCCTGCGCAACCTGCGTCAGCACATCGCGCTGGTCACCCAGCACGTCACCCTGTTCAACGACACTGTGACCAACAACATTGCTTATGGCGCCCTCGGCGGTTCGCCGATCGAGGCCGTGCGCAAGGCTGCCGAGGCGGCCTACGCTGCCGAATTCATCGAGAAGATGCCGCAGGGCTACGACACGCTCGTCGGCGAGAACGGTGTGCTGCTTTCTGGTGGCCAGCGCCAACGCCTGGCGATTGCCCGCGCGTTGCTGAAGAACGCACCGTTGCTGATTTTCGATGAGGCCACGTCGGCCCTCGACACCGAGTCAGAGCGGCATATTCAGAGTGCTCTCGACGAGGTGATGAAGGGGCGCACCACGCTGGTCATCGCCCACCGCCTGACCACCATCGAGAAGGCCGACCTGATCCTGGTGATGGATCAGGGGCGGATAGTCGAGCGTGGTACGCACAGCGAGCTGCTGGCCCTCAATGGCTATTACGCCCGCCTGCATGCCCGCCAGTTCGACGAGGGTGGCGACAGCATCCAGGCGGAGTCGGACGTCTGA
- a CDS encoding alpha-2,8-polysialyltransferase family protein produces the protein MMAETAVDSWANKARALDRYRWLLLRERHGVLGSALRFAREALGDWWFGMRAKRRLATEVAGESCDFLLLQSAPKVIKFQRKKLLIEGLRARGHGLIETALEEPKTILRQRLLRLPPCSVPTRYFGHAAYAEWLVQRYQPRVLLNDRNGSLYAPFLRLALNRRGTLLVHLAHATTVEGSRRLGMNDYDYYFLFGQSSLEALQARKLRFGTSTAVLAGSHMIDGTFDLPPAEAERRVLLVLGVGPDKEKEAGYQRTYDLLRDWAAANPGYQVLIKPHPRSQVPFWHEAARTLDNLQVLPADFSLAGALSRASLVVNIMSNAVIEAALARRPVIYCNLSEDKDIFAQERFFGPVLTSLPALQARIVRIADEYAAEVVGAYDFGQYHLAHGVQGLQVNQQLLVELLVHAEPQSPIERCLLCEAL, from the coding sequence ATGATGGCTGAAACCGCAGTCGACTCCTGGGCCAACAAGGCTCGCGCGCTGGACCGCTACCGCTGGCTGCTGCTGCGCGAGCGTCATGGTGTGCTCGGTAGTGCCCTGCGCTTTGCCCGTGAAGCGCTGGGCGACTGGTGGTTCGGCATGCGTGCCAAACGGCGTCTGGCGACTGAGGTTGCAGGCGAGTCCTGCGATTTTCTGCTGCTGCAATCAGCGCCCAAGGTGATCAAGTTCCAGCGCAAGAAACTGCTGATCGAGGGGCTGCGCGCGCGCGGTCATGGCCTGATCGAAACTGCGCTGGAGGAACCGAAGACGATCTTGCGCCAGCGTCTGCTCAGGCTTCCGCCCTGCAGCGTGCCTACCCGCTACTTCGGGCATGCCGCCTATGCCGAATGGCTGGTGCAGCGGTACCAGCCACGGGTTCTGCTCAACGACCGCAATGGCAGCCTGTATGCCCCCTTCCTGCGCCTGGCGCTGAACCGTCGTGGCACGCTGCTCGTGCACCTGGCGCATGCCACCACGGTGGAAGGCTCGCGTCGCCTGGGTATGAACGACTACGACTACTACTTCCTGTTTGGCCAGAGTTCGCTGGAGGCCTTGCAGGCGCGCAAGCTGCGTTTCGGTACTTCGACGGCGGTACTGGCCGGCTCGCACATGATCGACGGCACCTTCGATCTCCCTCCCGCGGAGGCCGAGCGGCGCGTGCTCTTGGTCCTCGGCGTGGGGCCTGACAAGGAAAAGGAAGCGGGCTACCAGCGTACCTACGACCTGTTGCGTGACTGGGCAGCGGCGAATCCGGGTTATCAGGTGTTGATCAAACCCCATCCACGCAGTCAGGTGCCGTTCTGGCATGAGGCGGCTCGCACGCTCGACAATCTGCAGGTCCTGCCTGCCGATTTCTCACTGGCGGGTGCCTTGAGCCGAGCTTCGCTGGTGGTCAACATCATGTCCAACGCGGTAATCGAGGCGGCATTGGCGCGGCGGCCGGTGATCTATTGCAACCTGAGCGAGGATAAGGACATTTTTGCTCAGGAGCGTTTCTTCGGACCGGTGCTGACAAGTCTTCCAGCATTGCAGGCGCGCATTGTACGCATAGCCGATGAGTACGCTGCAGAAGTTGTCGGAGCATACGACTTCGGTCAGTACCACCTTGCTCATGGCGTGCAGGGGCTACAGGTCAACCAGCAACTGCTTGTTGAGTTGCTGGTGCATGCGGAGCCTCAGTCGCCAATCGAGCGCTGCCTGCTTTGTGAGGCGCTGTAG
- a CDS encoding capsular biosynthesis protein has product MVQFLFFSLAKHQSIYFQRLLDETELQGEVVVPADMPWPRPWKLSSIAGRIDWDGLIEEKCQERRVKRKYEGFLYRLLLRLELAWVALRVHALLIRKQPQAIAMWNGSHRYCQLLLALRPSGCRTFFFENGLLPDTTTLDTRGVNYRNSVPRDAAFYRSYQAPVDATEAQLTLVPRKPRNTRLEPITLPEHFVFIPFQDDRDTQVRLFSPWIADMRELFVLGERLAEETGVTVVFKEHPSSRESYPELHQRCHERLLFANGNATQELIESSQYVVTLNSTVGLESLLLGKPLLTLGQAFFNIPGLVMHADSLEEFLAIATTFPNWSLEPAIRENFLRYMAAEYCVQGSWQSAERAQLERVAARMLQEC; this is encoded by the coding sequence ATGGTTCAGTTTTTGTTCTTTTCTCTGGCCAAGCACCAGAGCATCTATTTTCAACGGCTACTCGACGAAACCGAACTCCAAGGCGAAGTTGTGGTGCCGGCTGATATGCCGTGGCCGCGCCCGTGGAAACTTTCGAGTATCGCCGGGCGCATCGATTGGGATGGACTGATCGAAGAGAAATGTCAGGAGCGTCGGGTCAAGCGCAAATACGAAGGATTTCTGTATCGCCTTCTGCTGCGCCTAGAGCTGGCTTGGGTTGCATTAAGAGTGCACGCGCTGCTAATACGGAAGCAGCCTCAGGCGATAGCCATGTGGAATGGATCGCATCGCTATTGTCAGTTATTGCTGGCACTGCGGCCTTCCGGTTGTCGCACCTTCTTTTTCGAGAACGGCTTACTGCCGGATACAACCACACTGGATACCAGAGGGGTCAACTACCGTAACTCGGTGCCGCGTGACGCGGCGTTCTACCGATCCTATCAGGCCCCTGTCGACGCTACCGAGGCGCAACTTACCTTGGTGCCACGCAAACCGCGCAATACCCGTCTGGAGCCCATCACGTTGCCTGAGCACTTCGTGTTCATCCCGTTTCAGGATGACCGTGATACTCAGGTTCGCCTGTTCTCCCCCTGGATTGCGGATATGCGCGAGTTGTTTGTCTTGGGGGAGCGCCTTGCCGAGGAGACGGGTGTAACGGTGGTATTCAAAGAGCACCCGTCCAGCCGCGAGTCTTACCCCGAGCTGCATCAGCGCTGTCACGAGCGGCTTCTCTTCGCCAACGGTAACGCTACGCAGGAGTTGATCGAGTCCAGCCAGTACGTTGTAACACTGAACTCGACCGTAGGTTTGGAAAGTCTGCTTCTGGGCAAACCGCTACTGACGCTGGGGCAGGCGTTCTTCAATATTCCAGGGCTGGTTATGCACGCGGATTCGCTTGAGGAATTTCTGGCTATCGCCACGACATTCCCTAATTGGTCGCTTGAGCCTGCCATCAGAGAGAATTTCTTGCGCTACATGGCGGCAGAGTACTGTGTGCAGGGGAGCTGGCAGAGCGCCGAGCGGGCTCAGCTTGAAAGGGTTGCTGCAAGAATGCTTCAGGAGTGTTGA
- a CDS encoding O-antigen ligase family protein, producing the protein MLKGLSLRQDILARWAVVGFLVFLCAPWVMSSNKHYHQLLNVLFWLPALLALCLADFRRTLKQPEMLLFFLLSIWTLVVLVVQADEDTASKAKLPFYVLLNLLGVVLAAQDSRWPLERVLQVCILIGGVFAFASAFYFYWNHGGDRLIAIGLWDRAILAAHAVGALAVLGALLLYGVPKKPWIAALLTPVIIGYAVFLGMSQTRGVWLALLAVPIVILLARPTRLGVLFLLAALAGVAAIALIEPELFLQRGVSLRPALWQAGVELIRQNWLWGVGFEAYTIAVPNGPILYRHPHNLFLDTGVRLGVPGLLLFLGLWCATAMRGWRNRDSALGRGLLALWSFSSVALLTDGIGLWLKPNADWLVTWLPISLAVVLAMRQGRSEAASGSIK; encoded by the coding sequence GTGTTGAAAGGGCTTTCATTAAGGCAGGATATTCTTGCACGTTGGGCTGTAGTCGGATTTCTGGTTTTCCTTTGTGCTCCTTGGGTGATGTCGAGCAACAAGCACTACCACCAGTTACTGAATGTGCTGTTCTGGTTGCCGGCTTTGCTAGCGCTGTGCCTGGCTGATTTTCGTCGCACCCTCAAACAACCGGAAATGCTGCTGTTCTTTTTGCTGTCTATATGGACATTGGTGGTTCTGGTTGTGCAGGCCGACGAAGACACCGCAAGCAAGGCCAAGTTGCCATTCTATGTATTGCTAAATTTACTTGGAGTTGTCCTTGCTGCTCAGGACTCTCGTTGGCCGTTAGAGCGTGTGCTGCAGGTTTGTATATTGATTGGTGGCGTATTCGCCTTCGCTTCAGCGTTTTACTTCTATTGGAATCATGGTGGCGACAGGTTGATTGCCATCGGTCTGTGGGATAGGGCGATATTGGCCGCCCACGCAGTGGGGGCGCTTGCCGTCTTGGGGGCGCTGCTTTTGTATGGTGTTCCCAAAAAGCCTTGGATTGCTGCTCTGCTTACGCCCGTGATCATCGGCTACGCTGTTTTTCTAGGAATGAGCCAGACCCGCGGTGTATGGCTCGCGTTGCTGGCGGTGCCGATTGTCATACTGCTGGCTCGCCCAACGCGCCTTGGGGTCTTGTTCTTGCTTGCGGCGCTGGCCGGGGTTGCAGCAATTGCCCTGATAGAGCCAGAGCTGTTCTTGCAGCGGGGGGTTTCTCTGCGCCCGGCCCTGTGGCAAGCCGGAGTCGAACTGATCCGGCAGAACTGGCTATGGGGCGTGGGCTTTGAGGCTTACACCATTGCTGTGCCGAACGGCCCCATTCTCTACAGGCACCCTCATAATCTGTTTCTCGATACCGGGGTTCGCCTTGGGGTTCCCGGCCTTTTGCTTTTCCTCGGACTGTGGTGCGCTACTGCCATGCGTGGTTGGCGTAATCGCGATAGTGCTCTTGGGCGTGGGCTTCTTGCGCTTTGGAGCTTTTCCAGCGTGGCGTTGCTGACTGATGGTATCGGTCTGTGGTTGAAGCCTAATGCCGATTGGCTCGTAACCTGGTTGCCCATTTCGCTTGCAGTGGTGCTAGCAATGCGTCAGGGGCGTAGTGAGGCGGCGTCTGGCAGCATTAAGTAG
- a CDS encoding glycosyltransferase: protein MTTSEVAGTAQAWVLQFCHGYDGPFLDCARQYAALFAGTRYKVCTVYLTGAPSAEVEAGSASDEVIFFDYSSREVRGLKLKAIADFKRIAASRNFSLCIAHRFKPVYVALLGSDLPVIGVHHAFGDYRRLSRRLFARVFKARLALLGVSDAVRDDMRASLPSWPDERIATLYNRLDIATVQAELLDRGAARAALQLPNDAWVIGNVGRLHPDKDQATLIRGFAQALSQLPTGSLLAIMGSGKLEPVLKALTVKLGVADRVRFLGQVAGARRYFQAFDVFALSSDHEPFGMVLLEAMAAGVPLIGTDCGGGREVVQGVGRLFALGDADGLARQLIAEAAAGTELAATRQRLQEQLVLRFSDQAIAEQFWALPMLASLRAS from the coding sequence ATGACAACATCTGAGGTTGCGGGGACTGCTCAGGCCTGGGTACTGCAGTTTTGCCATGGCTATGACGGCCCCTTCCTCGATTGCGCGCGGCAGTACGCCGCGCTGTTTGCCGGTACCCGTTACAAGGTCTGCACCGTCTACCTGACCGGCGCGCCGAGTGCCGAAGTCGAGGCCGGGTCGGCTTCCGACGAGGTGATTTTCTTCGACTATTCCAGTCGTGAGGTGCGTGGGCTCAAGCTCAAGGCGATCGCCGACTTCAAGCGCATCGCCGCTTCGCGTAACTTCAGCCTGTGCATCGCCCATCGTTTCAAACCGGTGTACGTCGCCCTGCTGGGCAGCGACCTGCCGGTGATCGGTGTGCACCATGCCTTCGGTGATTACCGTCGGCTGTCGCGCCGGCTGTTCGCCCGGGTGTTCAAGGCACGTCTGGCGCTGCTCGGGGTGTCCGATGCCGTGCGTGACGATATGCGTGCCAGCCTGCCGAGCTGGCCGGACGAGCGTATCGCCACCCTGTACAACCGTCTGGATATCGCCACCGTGCAGGCCGAGCTGCTGGATCGCGGCGCTGCCCGGGCTGCCTTGCAGTTGCCGAACGATGCCTGGGTGATCGGCAATGTCGGCCGCCTGCACCCGGACAAGGACCAGGCGACGCTGATCCGCGGTTTCGCCCAGGCATTGTCGCAACTGCCAACCGGCAGCCTGCTGGCGATCATGGGCAGTGGCAAGCTGGAGCCTGTGCTCAAGGCGCTGACCGTCAAGCTGGGCGTGGCCGATCGCGTGCGGTTCCTCGGCCAGGTAGCCGGTGCTCGCCGTTACTTCCAGGCCTTCGATGTCTTTGCCCTGAGCTCCGACCACGAACCGTTCGGCATGGTGCTGTTGGAGGCCATGGCTGCAGGCGTGCCGTTGATCGGCACCGACTGCGGCGGTGGTCGCGAAGTGGTGCAGGGGGTTGGCCGCCTGTTTGCGCTTGGCGATGCCGACGGCCTTGCTCGCCAGTTGATCGCCGAGGCTGCGGCTGGCACGGAGCTGGCTGCCACGCGCCAGCGCTTGCAGGAGCAGCTCGTGCTGCGTTTCTCGGATCAGGCGATTGCTGAGCAGTTCTGGGCACTGCCCATGCTGGCGAGTCTGCGTGCGTCATGA